A genome region from Hypnocyclicus thermotrophus includes the following:
- a CDS encoding D-alanine--D-alanine ligase family protein, which produces MSKISLGLIFGGESQEHEVSLQSAKNIYDAIDKNKYDVKLIGVDKKGNWFLFNKNFLENENNPKNIKLKNTGIELGFSLKGKNSKLIDLRTYKEINIDIVFSIIHGTIGEDGALQGMLRILNIPFIGAGILGSAVGMDKEIMKRLLVNAGIKTSKYITIRKYELIDYNKLEETLGYPMFVKPANMGSSVGISKAKNKKELEESIEKAFKYDNKIIIEEFIKGREIECAILEKNGEVLASGIGEIVPNLDKHEFYSYEAKYIDENGANLEIPAKLEKKIVNKVQEIAKEVFKILECKDIARIDSFLCKNGDIYVNEINTLPGFTKISMYPKLWNKEGIAYSELIDILISNNLK; this is translated from the coding sequence TTTTGGTGGGGAATCACAAGAGCATGAAGTTTCACTTCAATCAGCAAAAAATATTTATGATGCGATAGATAAAAATAAATATGATGTAAAACTTATAGGTGTAGATAAAAAAGGGAATTGGTTTTTATTTAATAAAAATTTTTTAGAAAATGAGAATAATCCTAAAAATATAAAATTAAAAAATACAGGAATAGAATTAGGATTTTCTTTAAAAGGTAAAAATAGTAAATTAATAGATTTAAGAACTTATAAAGAGATAAATATAGATATAGTTTTTTCGATAATTCATGGAACAATAGGAGAAGATGGAGCACTTCAAGGAATGCTAAGAATTTTAAATATACCTTTTATAGGAGCAGGGATATTAGGATCTGCTGTAGGTATGGATAAAGAGATAATGAAAAGATTATTAGTAAATGCAGGAATAAAAACCTCAAAATATATAACAATACGAAAATATGAACTTATTGACTATAATAAATTGGAAGAGACGCTAGGATACCCAATGTTTGTAAAACCAGCAAATATGGGTTCATCCGTAGGAATAAGTAAGGCAAAAAACAAAAAAGAATTAGAGGAATCTATAGAAAAAGCATTTAAATATGATAATAAAATAATTATAGAAGAATTTATAAAAGGTAGAGAAATAGAATGTGCTATCTTAGAAAAAAATGGAGAAGTGTTAGCCAGTGGAATAGGAGAAATTGTTCCAAATTTAGATAAACATGAATTTTATTCTTATGAAGCTAAATATATAGATGAAAATGGTGCAAATTTAGAAATACCAGCAAAATTAGAAAAAAAAATAGTAAATAAAGTGCAAGAGATAGCAAAAGAAGTTTTTAAAATCCTTGAATGCAAAGATATAGCTAGAATAGATAGTTTTTTATGTAAAAATGGGGATATTTATGTTAATGAAATAAATACTTTACCAGGCTTTACAAAAATAAGCATGTATCCAAAACTTTGGAATAAAGAAGGTATAGCATATTCGGAACTTATTGATATACTTATAAGTAATAATCTTAAATAA